The Dioscorea cayenensis subsp. rotundata cultivar TDr96_F1 chromosome 19, TDr96_F1_v2_PseudoChromosome.rev07_lg8_w22 25.fasta, whole genome shotgun sequence genome includes a window with the following:
- the LOC120283362 gene encoding probable inactive serine/threonine-protein kinase scy1 isoform X2 produces MVHGNVCLASVVVTQTLDWKLHAFDVLSEFDQNNEASNRPMLQFEWLVGSQYKPMELAKSDWAAIRKSPPWAIDSWGLGCLIYELFTGLKLTKTEELRNTAHIPKSLLPDYQRLLSSMPSRRLNSSKLDNSEYFQNKLVETIQFMEVLNLKDSVEKDAFFRKLPNLAEQLPRQIVLKKLLPLLASALEFGSATALALTALLKLGSWLSTDEFNAKLLPAIVKLFASNDRAIRVGLLQHIDQFGESLTAQIVDEQVFPHVATGFSDTSAFLRELTLKSMLVLAPKLSQRTISGSLLKYLSKLQVDEEPAIRTNTTILLGNIASYLNEGTRKRVLINAFTVRALRDNFSPARAAGIMALTATSSYYDMTEIATRILPNIVVLSIDPDSDVRTKAFQAIDQFLLIAKQYHEKLNTGDTSGSANDGASLIPGNASLLGWAMSSLTLKGKASEHAPVASANSNTPISASNNSSDTQNNIVPVSSSSDPLDQPSPPSPTSVDGWGELENGLHEDHDSDKEGWDDIDPLEEQKPPPSLASIQAAQKRPVLQPKRSTTSAKPKTTLKTSNAEDDDLWGSISAPEPKTAAKSLNVKPASSQNDDDLWDTIAAPPPKSASKPLTAKSSAAFDDNDPWAAIAAPPPTTKAKPLSLGRGRGAKPAVQKLGAQRIDRTSSSGM; encoded by the exons ATG GTCCACGGTAATGTGTGCTTGGCCAGTGTCGTTGTAACACAAACATTGGACTGGAAGCTGCATGCCTTTGATGTCCTCTCAGAGTTTGAtcagaataatgaagcttcaaaCAGGCCAATGCTG CAATTTGAGTGGCTTGTGGGGTCACAATACAAACCTATGGAGTTAGCAAAGTCAGACTGGGCTGCAATTAGAAAATCACCTCCATGGGCTATTGATTCATGGGGGCTGG GCTGCTTAATTTATGAGCTCTTTACTGGTTTGAAGTTAACCAAAACAGAGGAGCTACGTAATACAGCTCACATTCCAAAG TCTTTGCTTCCAGATTATCAGAGACTTTTGAGTTCTATGCCTTCACGCAGATTAAATTCTTCAAAGCTAGATAACAGTG aatactttcaaaataaattagttGAAACCATACAGTTCATGGAAGTATTGAACTTAAAAGACAGTGTTGAGAAAGACGCCTTTTTCCGTAAGCTGCCAAACTTAGCTGAGCAGCTTCCCCGGCAGATAGTGTTGAAAAAG TTGCTTCCATTGTTGGCTTCTGCCCTAGAATTTGGGTCAGCTACTGCTCTTGCCTTAACAGCTTTGTTGAAACTGGGTTCCTGGCTTTCAACTGATGAATTCAATGCCAAG TTATTGCCAGCtattgtgaaactttttgcctCTAATGACCGAGCAATTCGAGTTGGACTTTTGCAACATATAGATCAATTTGGAGAATCATTAACAGCCCAAATTGTAGATGAGCAG GTTTTCCCTCATGTTGCCACTGGTTTTTCTGATACATCTGCCTTTCTTCGAGAACTGACACTGAAGTCCATGCTTGTTTTAGCACCAAAG TTGTCCCAGCGTACAATTTCAGGATCTCTGTTGAAGTATCTGTCGAAGTTACAG GTGGATGAAGAACCAGCTATTAGGACAAACACCACAATCCTTCTTGGGAATATAGCAAGCTATTTGAATGAAGGG ACTAGGAAAAGAGTATTGATCAACGCGTTCACTGTGCGTGCATTAAGAGACAATTTTTCTCCAGCACGAGCTGCAG GAATTATGGCTCTGACTGCTACGAGTTCATATTATGACATGACTGAAATAGCAACTCGCATCCTGCCGAACATTGTTGTACTTTCCATAGATCCAGACAG TGATGTAAGAACAAAGGCGTTTCAGGCTATTGATCAATTTTTGCTTATAGCAAAGCAATATCATGAAAAG CTTAATACTGGAGATACCAGTGGAAGTGCAAATGATGGAGCATCATTAATACCTGGAAATGCCAGTCTACTTGG GTGGGCCATGAGTTCTTTGACACTGAAGGGAAAAGCTTCTGAACATGCTCCAGTTGCATCTGCAAATTCTAATACACCCATTTCTGCCTCAAATAACAGTTCAG ATACTCAAAACAACATAGTGCCTGTGAGTTCCAGCAGTGACCCACTTGATCAGCCTAGCCCTCCATCTCCAACATCTGTTGATGGTTGGGGTGAACTTGAAAATGGGCTTCATGAAGATCATGATAGTGATAAGGAAGGATGGGATGACATTGATCCACTTGAGGAGCAGAAGCCACCTCCATCACTTGCAAGCATACAAGCTGCTCAAAAGAGGCCGGTCTTGCAACCAAAGCGAT CTACAACCTCAGCAAAACCTAAAACTACTTTGAAGACATCAAATGCGGAAGATGATGATTTGTGGGGTTCTATTTCTGCACCAGAACCAAAAACTGCTGCAAAATCACTGAATGTCAAGCCTGCATCTTCACAGAATGACGATGATCTTTGGGACACTATTGCTGCACCACCGCCAAAATCAGCCTCCAAGCCTCTGACTGCAAAGTCCAGTGCGGCTTTTGATGACAATGACCCTTGGGCAGCCATTGCTGCTCCTCCTCCGACCACGAAAGCCAAGCCATTGTCTTTAGGCAGAGGCCGTGGAGCGAAACCTGCTGTCCAAAAACTAGGCGCACAGCGAATCGATAGGACTTCCTCTTCTGGAATGTAA